A portion of the Enterobacter sp. SA187 genome contains these proteins:
- a CDS encoding ABC transporter permease: MNNVRLSRLVGQHEFWLGLLVIALIVGLSVSTDEFLSLGNLTDVATSYAILGILACGLFVVLISGGIDISFPAMTAIAQYAMASWMIAHGGNFVLALAMAIAVGLLLGLINGFLVYWLRVPAIIITIATLNVYYGLLVYATKGTWLYGFPDWFMNGINWFSFTAADGYDYGLTLPLLCLAAVIIFTAILMNYTRLGRQIYAMGGNRDAASRLGLNLLKLHFCVYGYMGILAGIAAVVQAQITQSVAPNSLLGFELTVLAAVVLGGTSMTGGRGTLTGTLLGVILLAFLQNGLTLLSVSSYWHTVFSGTIILISISATAWNEKRKLAGEL, encoded by the coding sequence ATGAATAACGTGCGTCTTTCCCGCCTCGTCGGGCAACATGAGTTCTGGCTGGGGCTGTTAGTTATCGCCCTGATCGTCGGGCTGAGCGTCAGCACCGATGAGTTTCTTTCGCTGGGCAACCTGACGGATGTCGCCACCAGCTACGCCATTCTGGGCATTCTGGCCTGCGGGCTGTTTGTGGTGCTGATTTCCGGCGGCATTGACATCTCTTTTCCGGCGATGACCGCCATCGCGCAGTACGCCATGGCCAGCTGGATGATCGCCCACGGCGGCAACTTTGTGCTGGCGCTGGCGATGGCCATTGCCGTCGGCCTGCTGCTTGGGCTTATCAACGGCTTTCTGGTCTACTGGTTGCGCGTGCCGGCGATCATCATCACCATCGCCACGCTCAACGTCTATTACGGTCTGCTGGTCTACGCCACCAAAGGCACCTGGCTGTACGGCTTCCCGGACTGGTTTATGAACGGCATCAACTGGTTCTCCTTTACCGCTGCCGACGGCTACGACTATGGCCTGACGCTGCCGCTGCTCTGTCTCGCCGCAGTGATTATATTCACTGCCATTCTGATGAACTACACCCGGCTGGGCCGCCAGATTTACGCCATGGGCGGCAACCGTGACGCCGCCTCCCGCCTCGGGCTGAATCTGCTGAAGCTGCACTTCTGCGTTTACGGCTATATGGGCATTCTCGCCGGTATCGCCGCCGTGGTGCAGGCGCAGATCACCCAGTCGGTTGCGCCAAACTCCCTGCTCGGCTTTGAGCTGACGGTGCTGGCCGCCGTGGTGCTGGGCGGCACCAGCATGACCGGCGGTCGCGGCACGCTGACCGGCACGCTGCTCGGGGTGATCCTGCTGGCCTTCCTGCAAAACGGCCTGACGCTGTTAAGCGTCTCCTCTTACTGGCACACCGTGTTCAGCGGCACCATTATCCTGATCAGCATCAGCGCGACGGCGTGGAACGAAAAACGCAAACTCGCAGGGGAACTTTAA
- a CDS encoding ABC transporter permease has product MKTFTRYLPGDAIIRLQCVIIIVVAVVFSALLGSRFFSVANFQSISSQLPILGMLALGMGLTMLTGGINLSIIAGANACSLVMAAIIVSHPDNPLFFMLALLAGLAVAVAIGVLNGALIAWVGVSPILATLGTMTLISGLNILFSNGTVISGFPAAIQYLGNATLAGIPVALLLFILVAVLLWVLLEHTTLGRSLYLVGSNEQATRYSGVNTVRVQISVYVISALLGWVAAILMMAKFNSAKAGYGESYLLVTILASVLGGINPDGGFGRVIGLVLALVVLQMLESGFNLLGISSYLTMALWGAVLILFIALQNRKA; this is encoded by the coding sequence ATGAAAACCTTCACCCGTTATCTGCCTGGTGATGCCATCATTCGCCTCCAGTGCGTGATCATTATTGTCGTTGCCGTGGTCTTCTCGGCGCTGCTGGGCAGCCGCTTTTTCAGCGTCGCGAATTTCCAGTCCATCAGTTCGCAGCTGCCGATCCTCGGCATGCTGGCGCTGGGCATGGGGCTGACCATGCTCACCGGCGGCATTAACCTGTCGATTATTGCCGGTGCTAACGCCTGTTCGCTGGTGATGGCGGCGATTATTGTCAGCCATCCGGATAATCCCCTCTTCTTTATGCTGGCGCTGCTGGCGGGGCTGGCCGTCGCGGTGGCGATTGGCGTGCTAAACGGCGCGCTCATCGCCTGGGTGGGCGTCTCGCCTATTCTTGCGACCCTCGGCACCATGACGCTGATCTCCGGGCTGAACATTCTGTTTTCTAACGGCACGGTGATCTCCGGCTTCCCGGCGGCGATCCAGTATTTAGGTAACGCCACCCTCGCGGGGATCCCCGTCGCCCTGCTGCTGTTTATTCTTGTAGCCGTGTTGCTGTGGGTGTTACTGGAGCACACGACGCTTGGACGCAGCCTCTATCTGGTCGGTTCCAACGAGCAGGCGACGCGCTATTCCGGGGTGAATACCGTGCGGGTGCAGATTTCCGTCTACGTGATTTCCGCCCTGCTCGGCTGGGTGGCGGCCATCCTGATGATGGCGAAGTTCAACTCGGCGAAAGCCGGGTATGGCGAATCCTATCTGCTGGTGACCATTCTTGCCTCGGTGCTTGGCGGCATCAACCCGGACGGCGGCTTTGGCCGCGTCATCGGCCTGGTGCTGGCGCTGGTGGTGCTGCAAATGCTGGAAAGCGGCTTCAATCTGCTGGGGATCAGCAGCTATCTGACGATGGCGCTCTGGGGCGCGGTGCTGATCCTCTTTATTGCCTTACAGAATCGTAAAGCCTGA
- a CDS encoding FGGY-family carbohydrate kinase, producing the protein MASYFIGVDVGTGSARAGVFDLNGRMVGQASRAIEMYRPQADFVEQSSDNIWQAVCNAVRDAINQSDVNPIQVKGLGFDATCSLVVLDKEGKPLTVSPSGRSEQNIIVWMDHRAITQADRINALHHRVLDYVGGIISPEMQTPKLLWLKQHMPNTWANAGYYFDLPDFLTWRATDDDTRSLCSTVCKWTYMGHEDKWDGSYFREIGLEDLLEHDAEKIGRYVKTMGEPLGHGLTPRAASEMGLIPGTAVSVSIIDAHAGTLGTLGACGVSGEVADFDRRVALIGGTSTGHMAISKAPRFIGGVWGPYYSAVLPGYWLNEGGQSATGALIDHVIQSHPCYETLLAQAKTQGQTIYELLNALLRKMAGEPENIAFLTRDMHILPYFHGNRSPRANPTLTGAITGLKLSRTPEDMALQYLATIQAIALGTRHIIETMNQTGYAIDTVMASGGGTKNPVFVQEHANATGCAMLLPEESEAMLLGSAMMGTVAAGVFDSFPEAMSVMSRIGKTVTPQTNRIKQYYDRKYQVFHEMYLDHMKYRQLMQEVE; encoded by the coding sequence ATGGCGAGTTACTTCATTGGTGTGGATGTCGGAACCGGAAGCGCCCGCGCGGGCGTGTTTGACCTGAACGGCAGAATGGTCGGCCAGGCGAGCCGGGCCATTGAAATGTATCGCCCGCAGGCGGATTTCGTTGAGCAGTCTTCAGACAATATCTGGCAGGCGGTGTGTAATGCGGTGCGCGATGCCATTAACCAGTCGGACGTCAATCCGATCCAGGTGAAGGGGCTGGGATTCGACGCCACCTGTTCGCTGGTGGTGCTGGACAAAGAGGGCAAGCCGCTGACCGTCAGCCCCTCCGGGCGCAGCGAGCAGAACATTATTGTGTGGATGGATCACCGCGCCATTACCCAGGCCGACCGCATTAACGCCCTGCACCATCGGGTGCTGGATTACGTCGGCGGCATCATTTCCCCGGAAATGCAGACGCCAAAGCTGCTGTGGCTGAAACAACACATGCCGAACACCTGGGCTAACGCCGGTTACTATTTTGATTTGCCGGACTTCCTGACCTGGCGCGCCACCGACGATGACACCCGCTCCCTCTGCTCCACCGTCTGCAAGTGGACCTACATGGGGCATGAAGATAAATGGGACGGCAGCTATTTCCGTGAGATTGGGCTGGAAGATTTACTTGAGCACGACGCGGAAAAAATTGGCCGCTATGTGAAAACCATGGGCGAACCGCTCGGCCACGGCCTGACGCCGCGCGCCGCCAGCGAAATGGGGCTGATCCCGGGCACGGCGGTCAGCGTGTCGATTATAGATGCCCACGCCGGTACGCTCGGTACGCTGGGCGCCTGTGGCGTGTCAGGGGAAGTGGCGGATTTTGATCGCCGCGTGGCGCTGATCGGCGGGACTTCCACCGGGCATATGGCTATCTCGAAAGCGCCGCGTTTTATCGGCGGCGTCTGGGGGCCGTACTATTCGGCGGTGCTGCCTGGCTACTGGCTGAACGAAGGCGGCCAGTCGGCGACAGGCGCGCTTATCGATCATGTGATCCAGTCGCATCCCTGCTATGAAACGCTGCTGGCGCAGGCAAAAACCCAGGGGCAGACCATTTATGAACTGCTGAATGCCCTGCTGCGTAAAATGGCGGGCGAGCCGGAAAACATCGCCTTTCTGACCCGCGATATGCATATCCTCCCCTACTTCCACGGCAACCGCTCGCCGCGCGCTAATCCGACGCTCACCGGGGCGATCACCGGCCTGAAGCTTTCCCGCACGCCCGAGGACATGGCGCTGCAATATCTGGCGACCATTCAGGCGATTGCGCTGGGCACCCGCCATATTATTGAAACCATGAATCAGACCGGTTACGCCATTGATACCGTGATGGCCAGCGGCGGCGGCACCAAAAATCCGGTGTTCGTGCAGGAGCACGCCAACGCCACTGGCTGCGCCATGCTGTTACCGGAAGAGAGTGAAGCCATGCTGCTGGGCAGTGCGATGATGGGCACCGTGGCCGCAGGCGTCTTCGACAGCTTCCCGGAGGCGATGTCAGTGATGAGCCGTATCGGTAAAACGGTGACGCCGCAAACCAACCGTATCAAGCAGTATTACGATCGTAAATATCAGGTGTTCCATGAGATGTACCTCGATCATATGAAATACCGTCAGTTGATGCAGGAGGTTGAATGA
- a CDS encoding KpsF/GutQ family sugar-phosphate isomerase encodes MNSAWRQANEAWQTYSDALAGLGQHLTAEQWDALLAELRGCTGKIVVTGVGTSGIAARKIAHMLACVERPAIYLNATDAAHGDLGFLRSGDLMIMLSRGGNSDELTRLLPGLAARQVPLISVTENRGSAIAQAARLVISTGVQREVDPLNMLATTSIILVLAIFDAACACLMSESGYTKETLLAVHPGGDVGVTLRGER; translated from the coding sequence ATGAACAGCGCCTGGCGTCAGGCAAACGAGGCCTGGCAAACCTACAGCGACGCGCTGGCCGGACTGGGCCAGCATCTTACCGCTGAGCAGTGGGACGCCCTGCTGGCAGAGCTGCGCGGCTGTACGGGGAAAATCGTGGTCACCGGGGTGGGAACCTCCGGCATCGCGGCGCGTAAAATCGCCCATATGCTGGCCTGCGTGGAGCGTCCGGCGATCTATCTGAACGCCACCGATGCCGCCCACGGCGATCTGGGTTTTTTACGGTCGGGGGATCTGATGATCATGCTGTCCCGCGGCGGCAACTCGGACGAACTGACCCGCCTGCTGCCGGGGCTGGCGGCCAGACAAGTGCCGCTGATCAGCGTCACGGAAAACCGCGGGTCGGCGATTGCTCAGGCGGCGCGGCTGGTGATCTCAACGGGCGTGCAGCGGGAAGTGGATCCGCTGAATATGCTGGCAACCACGTCCATCATCCTGGTGCTGGCGATTTTTGATGCGGCCTGTGCCTGTCTGATGAGCGAGAGCGGGTATACGAAAGAGACGCTGCTGGCGGTGCATCCGGGCGGAGATGTGGGTGTGACGCTGCGCGGGGAGCGGTGA
- the glyA gene encoding serine hydroxymethyltransferase, protein MLKREMNIADYDAELWQAMEQEKVRQEEHIELIASENYTSPRVMQAQGSQLTNKYAEGYPGKRYYGGCEYVDIVEQLAIDRAKELFGADYANVQPHSGSQANFAVYTTLLQPGDTVLGMNLAHGGHLTHGSPVNFSGKLYNIVPYGIDETGHIDYADLEKQAQTHKPKMIIGGFSAYSGVVDWAKMREIADSIGAYLFVDMAHVAGLVAAGVYPNPVPHAHVVTTTTHKTLAGPRGGLILAKGGSEELYKKLNSAVFPGAQGGPLMHVIAGKAVALKEALEPEFKTYQQQVAKNAKAMVQVFLDRGYNVVSGGTDNHLFLLDLVDKNLTGKEADAALGRANITVNKNSVPNDPKSPFVTSGIRIGSPAITRRGFKEAEAQELAGWMCDVLDSINDEAVIERTKQKVLEICARFPVYA, encoded by the coding sequence ATGTTAAAACGTGAAATGAACATTGCCGATTATGATGCCGAACTGTGGCAGGCTATGGAGCAGGAAAAAGTACGTCAGGAAGAACACATTGAACTGATCGCCTCCGAAAACTACACCAGCCCGCGCGTGATGCAGGCTCAGGGCTCTCAGCTGACCAACAAATATGCGGAAGGTTATCCGGGTAAACGTTACTACGGCGGTTGTGAATACGTGGATATCGTTGAGCAACTGGCGATCGACCGCGCGAAAGAACTGTTCGGCGCTGACTACGCTAACGTCCAGCCGCACTCCGGCTCGCAGGCTAACTTCGCGGTGTACACCACGCTGCTGCAACCGGGCGATACCGTGCTCGGCATGAACCTGGCGCACGGCGGCCACCTGACTCACGGCTCCCCGGTTAACTTCTCTGGCAAGCTCTACAATATCGTGCCTTACGGCATTGATGAGACCGGTCATATTGATTACGCAGACCTCGAAAAACAGGCGCAGACCCACAAGCCGAAAATGATCATCGGCGGCTTCTCCGCGTACTCCGGCGTGGTTGACTGGGCGAAAATGCGTGAAATCGCCGACAGCATCGGCGCTTACCTGTTTGTCGACATGGCGCACGTGGCCGGTCTGGTTGCCGCGGGCGTTTACCCGAACCCGGTGCCGCATGCGCACGTGGTGACCACTACGACCCATAAAACGCTGGCTGGCCCGCGCGGTGGTCTGATCCTCGCGAAAGGCGGCAGCGAAGAGCTGTACAAAAAACTGAACTCTGCGGTCTTCCCTGGCGCGCAGGGCGGCCCGCTGATGCACGTGATCGCCGGTAAAGCCGTAGCGCTGAAAGAAGCGCTGGAGCCGGAATTCAAAACCTACCAGCAGCAGGTGGCGAAAAACGCGAAAGCGATGGTGCAGGTATTCCTCGATCGCGGCTACAACGTGGTGTCCGGCGGTACCGATAACCACCTGTTCCTGCTGGATCTGGTGGACAAAAACCTGACCGGTAAAGAAGCTGACGCCGCGCTGGGTCGCGCTAACATCACGGTGAACAAAAACAGCGTGCCGAACGATCCGAAAAGCCCGTTCGTGACCTCCGGTATCCGTATCGGCAGCCCGGCCATCACCCGTCGCGGCTTCAAAGAAGCGGAAGCCCAGGAACTGGCTGGCTGGATGTGCGACGTGCTGGACAGCATCAACGATGAAGCGGTGATTGAACGCACGAAACAGAAAGTGCTGGAAATCTGCGCCCGCTTCCCGGTTTATGCCTGA
- the hmpA gene encoding NO-inducible flavohemoprotein, translated as MLDAQTIATVKSTIPLLVETGPKLTAHFYDRMFKHNPELKEIFNMSNQRNGDQREALFNAIAAYASNIENLPALLPAVEKIAQKHTSFQIKPEQYNIVGEHLLATLDEMFSPGQEVLDAWGKAYGVLAGVFVNRESELYQEHASKTGGWEGTRAFRITAKNPQSALITSFEFAPVDGQPVADYQPGQYLGVWLKPEGFPHQEIRQYSLTRKPDGKSYRIAVKREPGGQVSNWLHNDATVGDIVHLAVPAGDFFLQVTPETPVTLISAGVGQTPMLAMLDTLVSRQHAAQVNWFHAAENGDVHAFADEVAQLGAQLAHFSSHTWYRLPTDTDRAGAGYNSEGLMDLSQTEGLYSDPAMQFYLCGPVVFMQFAARQLVESGVNKDNIYYECFGPHKVL; from the coding sequence ATGCTAGACGCTCAAACCATCGCCACCGTGAAATCCACCATTCCCCTGCTCGTCGAAACCGGCCCGAAACTTACCGCCCATTTCTATGACCGGATGTTTAAACACAATCCGGAGCTGAAAGAGATCTTCAATATGAGCAATCAGCGCAATGGCGATCAGCGTGAAGCGCTGTTCAATGCCATTGCCGCCTATGCCAGCAATATTGAAAATCTGCCCGCGCTGCTGCCGGCGGTGGAGAAGATCGCCCAGAAGCACACCAGTTTTCAGATCAAACCGGAACAGTACAACATTGTCGGCGAGCATCTGCTGGCGACACTGGATGAGATGTTCAGTCCGGGTCAGGAAGTGCTGGATGCGTGGGGCAAAGCCTATGGCGTACTGGCAGGCGTGTTTGTAAATCGTGAAAGCGAGCTGTATCAGGAGCACGCCAGCAAAACCGGCGGCTGGGAAGGCACACGAGCGTTTCGCATCACCGCAAAAAATCCGCAGAGTGCGCTTATCACCAGTTTTGAATTTGCGCCGGTGGATGGTCAGCCGGTGGCGGATTATCAGCCGGGGCAGTATCTCGGCGTATGGCTGAAGCCGGAAGGTTTTCCGCATCAGGAAATTCGTCAGTATTCCCTTACCCGCAAACCTGACGGGAAAAGCTATCGTATCGCTGTGAAGCGCGAGCCGGGCGGTCAGGTGTCGAACTGGCTGCATAATGACGCGACTGTGGGTGACATCGTGCATCTGGCGGTACCGGCGGGAGATTTCTTCTTACAGGTGACGCCGGAAACACCGGTGACGCTGATTTCCGCGGGCGTCGGCCAGACGCCGATGCTGGCGATGCTCGATACCCTGGTCAGCCGTCAGCACGCCGCGCAGGTGAACTGGTTCCATGCGGCGGAGAATGGCGATGTGCATGCTTTTGCCGATGAAGTGGCGCAGCTTGGCGCGCAGCTTGCACACTTTAGTTCGCACACCTGGTATCGACTGCCGACCGATACGGATCGCGCGGGAGCGGGTTATAACAGCGAAGGCCTGATGGATTTGAGTCAGACTGAAGGGTTGTATTCCGACCCGGCGATGCAGTTCTATCTGTGCGGACCTGTGGTGTTTATGCAGTTTGCCGCGCGGCAGCTGGTGGAGTCGGGCGTGAATAAAGACAACATTTACTACGAATGTTTCGGGCCTCATAAGGTGCTGTAA
- the glnB gene encoding nitrogen regulatory protein P-II — protein MKKIDAIIKPFKLDDVREALAEVGITGMTVTEVKGFGRQKGHTELYRGAEYMVDFLPKVKIEIVVTDDIVDTCVDTIIRTAQTGKIGDGKIFVFDVARVVRIRTGEEDDAAI, from the coding sequence ATGAAAAAGATTGATGCGATTATTAAACCTTTCAAACTGGATGATGTGCGCGAAGCGCTGGCCGAAGTGGGCATTACCGGGATGACCGTGACCGAAGTGAAAGGCTTTGGCCGCCAGAAAGGGCATACCGAACTGTACCGCGGCGCTGAGTACATGGTGGACTTTCTGCCGAAAGTAAAAATTGAAATTGTCGTCACCGACGATATTGTTGATACCTGCGTGGATACCATTATCCGCACGGCGCAAACCGGCAAAATTGGCGACGGTAAAATCTTTGTCTTCGACGTCGCCCGCGTGGTGCGTATCCGTACCGGTGAAGAAGACGACGCGGCTATCTAA
- the glrR gene encoding two-component system response regulator GlrR, translating into MTSRKPARLLLVDDDPGLLKLLGLRLTSEGHSVVTAESGQEGLRVLTREKIDLVISDLRMDEMDGMQLFAEIQRQQPGMPVIILTAHGSIPDAVAATQQGVFSFLTKPVDKDALYKAIDGALEHSAPAGDDLWRETIVTRSPLMLRLLEQARMVAQSDVSLLINGQSGTGKEILAQAIHNASPRSKNAFIAINCGALPEQLLESELFGHARGAFTGAVSSREGLFQAAEGGTLFLDEIGDMPIPLQVKLLRVLQERKVRPLGSNRDIDINVRIISATHRDLPKAMERGEFREDLFYRLNVVNLKIPALAERAEDIPLLANHLLRQSADRHKPFVRAFSTDAMKRLMTASWPGNVRQLVNVIEQCVALTSSPVISDALVEQALEGENTALPTFAEARNQFELNYLRKLLQITKGNVTHAARMAGRNRTEFYKLLSRHELDANDFKE; encoded by the coding sequence ATGACAAGCCGTAAACCCGCCCGTCTGCTGCTGGTGGACGACGATCCTGGTTTACTGAAGTTGCTCGGCCTGCGCCTGACCAGCGAAGGTCACAGCGTGGTCACCGCTGAGAGCGGGCAGGAAGGGTTGCGCGTGCTGACGCGGGAAAAAATCGATCTGGTGATCAGTGACCTGCGGATGGATGAAATGGACGGCATGCAGCTGTTCGCCGAGATCCAGCGCCAGCAGCCGGGCATGCCGGTGATCATCCTGACGGCGCACGGCTCAATCCCCGACGCGGTGGCCGCCACCCAGCAGGGCGTATTCAGCTTTCTTACCAAGCCGGTGGATAAAGACGCGCTCTACAAAGCCATCGACGGCGCGCTGGAGCACTCCGCCCCGGCGGGGGATGACCTCTGGCGGGAAACCATTGTCACCCGTAGCCCGCTGATGCTGCGTCTGCTGGAGCAGGCGCGCATGGTGGCACAGTCGGACGTCAGCCTGCTGATTAACGGCCAGAGCGGCACCGGCAAAGAGATCCTCGCCCAGGCGATCCACAACGCCAGCCCGCGCAGTAAAAACGCCTTTATCGCCATCAACTGCGGCGCCTTGCCGGAACAGCTGCTGGAATCCGAACTTTTTGGTCATGCCCGTGGCGCCTTTACCGGGGCGGTCAGCAGCCGTGAAGGGCTGTTTCAGGCGGCGGAAGGCGGCACGCTGTTCCTCGACGAAATCGGCGATATGCCCATTCCGTTACAGGTGAAATTGCTGCGCGTGTTGCAGGAGCGCAAAGTGCGCCCGCTCGGCAGCAACCGCGATATCGACATCAACGTGCGCATTATCTCCGCCACCCACCGCGATCTGCCGAAAGCGATGGAGCGCGGCGAGTTCCGCGAAGATCTCTTTTATCGTCTGAACGTGGTGAACCTGAAAATCCCGGCGCTGGCGGAGCGTGCCGAAGATATCCCGCTGCTGGCGAATCACCTTCTGCGCCAGTCAGCGGATCGCCATAAACCCTTCGTGCGCGCCTTTTCCACCGACGCCATGAAGCGGCTGATGACCGCCAGCTGGCCCGGCAACGTGCGCCAGCTGGTGAACGTTATCGAGCAGTGCGTGGCGCTCACCTCCTCGCCGGTGATCAGCGACGCGCTGGTGGAGCAGGCGCTGGAAGGGGAGAACACTGCGCTACCGACCTTTGCCGAAGCCAGAAACCAGTTTGAGCTGAACTATCTGCGCAAACTGCTGCAAATCACCAAAGGTAACGTGACTCACGCCGCGCGCATGGCCGGGCGCAACCGCACCGAATTTTATAAATTGTTATCGCGCCATGAACTTGATGCGAACGATTTTAAAGAGTGA
- the qseG gene encoding two-component system QseEF-associated lipoprotein QseG — translation MNLRLVSMSHIFNRVLNAVSLSGLLRAGLPCLLLTGCIAHVPKSAVNEKQEEKLPQHQLADFLSTDCNDIWSLHGKSVDTNPLYWLRGMDCAERLAPATARAEARSWPDDTWQDTFKRGILLASAKISPVERRAFVTRLDTLSPQLPAQVRPLYQVWREGQALQLQLSEERYRYSKLQQSADGELDTLRQQQQYLREQLETTSRKLENLTDIERRLSTRKPAGNDLPSANPDVKNEDASHDKP, via the coding sequence ATGAATCTACGTCTGGTGAGTATGTCGCACATTTTTAATCGCGTGCTGAACGCGGTGTCGTTGTCAGGGCTTCTGCGCGCAGGCTTGCCCTGTCTGCTGCTGACGGGCTGTATTGCCCATGTGCCAAAAAGCGCCGTCAACGAAAAACAGGAAGAGAAACTTCCCCAGCATCAACTGGCGGATTTCCTGTCCACCGACTGCAACGACATCTGGTCGCTGCACGGAAAATCTGTGGATACTAACCCGCTGTACTGGCTGCGCGGCATGGACTGCGCGGAACGCCTGGCGCCCGCGACCGCCCGCGCCGAAGCGCGAAGCTGGCCGGATGACACCTGGCAGGATACCTTCAAGCGCGGCATTCTGCTGGCCAGCGCCAAAATTTCACCGGTGGAACGTCGCGCCTTCGTTACCCGTCTCGACACCCTCAGCCCGCAGCTACCGGCCCAGGTGCGTCCGCTGTATCAGGTGTGGCGCGAAGGGCAGGCGCTGCAATTACAGCTGTCAGAAGAGCGCTACCGCTACAGCAAGCTCCAGCAGTCTGCCGATGGCGAACTGGATACCCTGCGTCAGCAGCAGCAATACCTGCGTGAACAGCTGGAAACCACCTCGCGCAAACTGGAAAACCTGACCGATATCGAACGGCGTTTATCGACGCGCAAACCCGCCGGTAACGATCTGCCTTCCGCCAACCCTGACGTAAAAAATGAGGATGCCAGCCATGACAAGCCGTAA
- the qseE gene encoding two component system sensor histidine kinase QseE/GlrK has translation MKPWPGFPRSLRQLVMMAFLLILLPLLVLAWQAWQSLNTLSAQAAQTNRTTLIDARRSEAMTNVALEMERSYRQYCVLDDPTLARVYQSQRKRYSDMLDAHAGVLPDEKLYLALRQDLNDLAQLQCHNSGPGDAASARLEAFAAANTMMVQSTRAVVFSRGQQLQQEIAERGQFFGWQALVLFLVSLGLVLLFTRMIIGPVKGIERMINRLGEGRTLGQRVLFKGPRELRSVGERILWLSERLAWLESQRHQFLRHLSHELKTPLASMREGTELLADEVVGPLTPEQKEVVAILDDSSRNLQKLIEQLLDYNRKLADGAVELERVDLAPLVEAVIAAHSLPARAKMMHTDVSLPETHCLAEPMLLMSVLDNLYSNAVHYGAESGNIYIRSYTHGARLAIEVANTGTPIPEAEQAMIFEPFFQGSHQRKGAVKGSGLGLSIARDCIHRMRGELHLVADSQSDVCFRIELPLSAPEKSLK, from the coding sequence TTGAAACCCTGGCCCGGCTTCCCCCGCTCCCTGCGACAACTGGTTATGATGGCCTTTTTGCTGATCCTGCTGCCGCTGTTAGTGCTGGCCTGGCAGGCATGGCAGAGCCTTAATACCCTCAGCGCCCAGGCGGCGCAGACCAACCGTACCACGCTGATTGACGCCCGTCGTAGCGAGGCGATGACCAACGTTGCCCTCGAAATGGAGCGCAGCTATCGCCAGTATTGCGTGCTGGACGATCCCACCCTGGCCCGCGTCTACCAGAGCCAGCGTAAGCGCTACAGCGATATGCTGGATGCCCACGCGGGCGTGCTGCCGGATGAAAAACTCTATCTTGCGCTGCGCCAGGATCTGAACGATCTGGCGCAGTTGCAGTGCCATAACAGCGGCCCCGGCGACGCCGCCTCAGCGCGGCTGGAAGCCTTTGCCGCCGCCAATACCATGATGGTGCAGTCCACGCGCGCGGTGGTGTTTTCCCGCGGGCAACAGCTGCAACAGGAGATCGCCGAGCGTGGACAGTTTTTTGGCTGGCAGGCGCTGGTGCTGTTTCTGGTCAGCCTGGGGCTGGTACTGCTGTTTACCCGCATGATCATCGGCCCCGTGAAGGGCATTGAGCGGATGATCAATCGTCTTGGCGAAGGGCGCACGCTCGGGCAGCGGGTGCTGTTTAAAGGGCCGCGGGAATTACGCTCGGTGGGCGAGCGCATTCTCTGGCTCAGCGAGCGCCTCGCCTGGCTTGAGTCCCAGCGTCACCAGTTTTTACGCCATCTTTCCCACGAACTGAAAACCCCGCTCGCCAGTATGCGCGAAGGCACGGAGCTGCTCGCCGATGAAGTAGTTGGCCCGCTCACCCCGGAGCAAAAAGAGGTGGTGGCGATTCTGGATGACAGCAGCCGTAACCTGCAAAAACTCATTGAGCAACTGCTGGATTACAACCGCAAGCTGGCGGATGGCGCGGTCGAACTGGAAAGGGTTGATTTAGCGCCGCTGGTGGAGGCAGTGATCGCCGCACACAGTTTACCGGCACGGGCTAAAATGATGCATACCGACGTCTCACTGCCGGAAACGCACTGCCTGGCGGAGCCGATGCTGCTGATGAGCGTGCTCGATAATCTCTACTCGAACGCGGTGCACTATGGGGCTGAATCCGGTAACATTTATATTCGCAGCTACACTCATGGGGCACGCTTAGCCATTGAGGTAGCCAACACGGGTACGCCGATCCCCGAAGCGGAACAGGCGATGATTTTTGAACCCTTTTTCCAGGGAAGTCATCAACGAAAAGGGGCGGTGAAAGGCAGTGGGCTGGGGCTGAGTATCGCCAGAGACTGTATTCATCGCATGCGAGGTGAGCTGCATCTGGTGGCCGACAGCCAGTCAGATGTCTGTTTCCGCATTGAGCTACCGCTCAGTGCGCCGGAAAAATCCCTAAAATGA